From a single Gemmatimonadaceae bacterium genomic region:
- a CDS encoding transferase hexapeptide repeat family protein, with protein sequence MANIFAFEAWVPVVHASAYVHPNATVTGNVIIGRDVYVGPGAAIRGDFGGIVIGDGCNVQENCTIHMFPGVTVVLEDAAHIGHGAIVHGARIGANALIGMNAVIMDNAVIGAGSVVGALAFVPTGMQVPPRSVVVGNPAKVVKEVSDEMLAWKSEGTALYQALPARLHATLRACEPLREVPADRGVPASTYRNWGETKP encoded by the coding sequence ATGGCGAACATCTTTGCGTTCGAGGCGTGGGTCCCGGTGGTGCACGCGTCGGCGTACGTGCACCCCAACGCCACGGTGACGGGCAACGTCATCATCGGCCGCGACGTGTACGTCGGGCCCGGGGCCGCGATCCGCGGTGACTTCGGCGGCATCGTGATCGGTGACGGCTGCAACGTGCAGGAGAACTGCACGATCCACATGTTCCCCGGCGTGACCGTGGTGCTGGAGGACGCGGCGCACATCGGCCACGGGGCCATCGTGCACGGCGCGCGCATCGGTGCGAATGCGCTGATCGGGATGAACGCCGTGATCATGGACAACGCCGTCATCGGGGCCGGCAGCGTGGTGGGGGCGCTGGCCTTCGTGCCGACCGGCATGCAGGTGCCGCCGCGCTCGGTCGTGGTGGGCAACCCGGCGAAGGTCGTGAAGGAAGTGAGCGACGAGATGCTGGCGTGGAAGTCGGAGGGCACGGCGCTGTACCAGGCGCTGCCCGCACGCCTGCACGCCACGCTGCGTGCCTGTGAACCGCTGCGCGAGGTGCCCGCGGATCGCGGCGTGCCCGCATCGACATACCGGAACTGGGGAGAGACCAAGCCGTGA
- the paaZ gene encoding phenylacetic acid degradation bifunctional protein PaaZ, with protein sequence MIRMQNYAYGEWVAGTGEGTLLQNAVTGDVVATTSSTGLDFKGMLEYGRTVGGPTLRAMTFHQRARILKALAQHLTAQKDEFYRISSWTGATKGDSWIDIDGGVGTLFAYASRGRREFPDETFFVDGAVEGLSRGGTFIGRHICVPMEGVAVQINAFNFPVWGMLEKFATSFLAGVPSIVKPASVGSFLTEVVARSMVSSGLLPVGSFQLILGSPGDLLDHLTCQDSVAFTGSAATGLMLRSNPSILANSVRFNQEADSLNFSMLGPDAAPGTEEFDLFIKEVSREMTVKAGQKCTAIRRTFVHESMVDAVSAALSRRLSTVTIGDPALDGVRMGPLAGRAQVRDVQQNVDRLRSGAELVFGGSDTLTVVGADAGKGAFFAPVLLYSGDPFGGTHSHDIEAFGPVNTIMPYKSVDEAIALAKLGKGSLVGSVFTNDDAVARQMALGTAAYHGRLMLANRHSAKESTGHGSPMPGLVHGGPGRAGGGEEMGGVRGVMHYMQRTAIQGSPQVVTAVTREWSKGATELKDRIHPFRKYFDELRIGETFITHRRTVTEADVVNFAGISGDYFYAHMDDISAQASLFGKRVAHGYFVLSAAAGLFVDPAPGPVLANYGLEGLRFTKPVFIGDTIQARLTCKQKTQKEDREGQVPQGVVHWDVEVTNQDGEPVAVYTILTLVARQVDA encoded by the coding sequence GTGATACGGATGCAGAACTACGCGTACGGCGAGTGGGTGGCCGGCACCGGCGAAGGCACCCTGCTGCAGAATGCCGTCACCGGCGATGTGGTCGCGACCACGTCGAGCACGGGCCTCGACTTCAAGGGGATGCTGGAGTACGGGCGCACCGTCGGTGGGCCGACACTGCGCGCGATGACGTTCCACCAGCGCGCGCGCATCCTGAAGGCGTTGGCGCAGCACCTCACCGCGCAGAAGGACGAGTTCTATCGCATCTCGTCGTGGACCGGTGCCACGAAGGGTGACTCGTGGATCGACATCGACGGTGGCGTCGGCACCCTGTTCGCCTATGCCAGTCGCGGGCGGCGCGAGTTTCCCGATGAGACGTTCTTCGTGGACGGCGCCGTCGAGGGACTGAGCCGCGGCGGCACCTTCATCGGCCGGCACATCTGCGTGCCGATGGAAGGGGTGGCGGTGCAGATCAACGCCTTCAACTTCCCGGTGTGGGGGATGCTCGAGAAGTTCGCGACGTCGTTCCTCGCCGGCGTGCCGAGCATCGTGAAGCCGGCGTCGGTCGGCAGCTTCCTGACGGAGGTGGTGGCGCGGTCGATGGTGAGTTCCGGACTGCTGCCGGTGGGCTCGTTCCAGCTCATCCTGGGCAGCCCGGGTGACCTGCTCGATCACCTCACCTGCCAGGATTCGGTGGCCTTCACCGGCTCGGCGGCGACGGGCCTCATGCTGCGCAGCAATCCGTCGATCCTCGCCAACAGCGTGCGATTCAACCAGGAAGCTGACTCGCTGAACTTCTCGATGCTGGGGCCCGATGCGGCGCCGGGCACCGAGGAGTTCGACCTGTTCATCAAGGAAGTCTCGCGCGAGATGACGGTGAAGGCGGGGCAGAAGTGCACCGCGATCCGCCGCACGTTCGTGCACGAGAGCATGGTGGACGCGGTGAGTGCGGCGCTCAGCAGGCGGCTCTCCACCGTGACCATCGGCGATCCGGCACTCGACGGCGTGCGCATGGGCCCACTGGCCGGCCGCGCCCAGGTGCGTGACGTGCAGCAGAACGTGGACCGGCTGCGCAGTGGTGCGGAACTGGTGTTCGGTGGCAGTGACACGCTCACCGTGGTGGGTGCCGATGCCGGGAAGGGCGCGTTCTTCGCGCCGGTGCTGCTGTACAGTGGCGATCCGTTCGGTGGCACCCACTCGCACGACATCGAGGCGTTCGGGCCGGTGAACACCATCATGCCGTACAAGAGCGTGGACGAGGCGATCGCGCTGGCGAAACTCGGCAAGGGAAGCCTCGTCGGCAGCGTGTTCACCAACGACGATGCCGTCGCGCGCCAGATGGCACTCGGCACGGCGGCGTACCACGGCCGCCTGATGCTTGCGAACCGGCACAGCGCGAAGGAGAGCACCGGGCACGGGTCACCGATGCCCGGGCTTGTGCACGGCGGGCCTGGTCGTGCCGGCGGAGGCGAGGAGATGGGCGGCGTGCGCGGCGTGATGCACTACATGCAGCGCACCGCCATCCAGGGCTCGCCGCAGGTGGTGACGGCCGTCACGCGCGAGTGGAGCAAGGGTGCGACCGAGTTGAAGGACCGTATCCACCCGTTCCGCAAGTACTTCGATGAGCTGCGCATCGGCGAGACGTTCATCACCCATCGCCGCACCGTGACCGAGGCCGACGTGGTGAACTTCGCCGGTATCAGCGGCGACTATTTCTACGCGCACATGGACGACATCTCGGCCCAGGCCTCGCTGTTCGGCAAGCGGGTGGCGCACGGGTATTTCGTGCTCTCGGCGGCGGCGGGGTTGTTCGTGGATCCGGCGCCCGGCCCGGTGCTGGCCAACTACGGACTGGAGGGCCTGCGCTTCACCAAGCCCGTGTTCATCGGCGACACGATCCAGGCGCGGCTCACCTGCAAGCAGAAGACGCAGAAGGAAGACCGCGAGGGGCAGGTGCCGCAGGGGGTGGTCCACTGGGACGTGGAGGTCACGAACCAGGATGGGGAGCCGGTGGCGGTGTACACGATCCTGACGCTGGTGGCGCGGCAGGTGGACGCGTAA
- a CDS encoding DUF664 domain-containing protein, protein MSDVSAPAVIAPEALLSHWQGHRRVTRRVIEAFPADEFTTLSIGGMRPFSAMAQEMLSMAVPTLRGILTGEWAPFQQPEPTTQAKVLAEWDAATAELDTLFGQIPLTRFQEQIVAFGQWPMSVHDLILGVIDNEIHHRGQGYVYLRALGVTPPEFWVRD, encoded by the coding sequence ATGTCTGATGTTTCCGCTCCCGCTGTCATTGCGCCCGAGGCGCTCCTCTCCCACTGGCAGGGCCACCGCCGCGTCACGCGCCGGGTGATCGAGGCGTTCCCGGCGGACGAGTTCACCACGCTGAGCATCGGCGGCATGCGGCCGTTCAGCGCCATGGCGCAGGAAATGTTGTCGATGGCCGTGCCGACGCTGCGCGGCATCCTCACCGGGGAGTGGGCGCCGTTCCAGCAGCCGGAGCCGACCACCCAGGCCAAGGTGCTGGCGGAGTGGGACGCCGCGACGGCCGAGCTCGACACGCTGTTCGGCCAGATCCCGCTCACGCGGTTCCAGGAGCAGATCGTGGCCTTCGGGCAGTGGCCCATGTCCGTGCACGACCTGATTCTTGGCGTGATCGACAACGAGATCCACCATCGTGGGCAGGGTTACGTCTACCTGCGCGCGCTCGGGGTCACACCGCCGGAGTTCTGGGTACGGGACTGA
- a CDS encoding PD40 domain-containing protein, translating into MWHPRPVRRALACSLLTALTVVPVGRLSAQAAADTTRRTAPDSDLPLIPTRPLRFTTDEGTWMSLDLSPDGRTIVFDMLGDLYTIPAAGGPATRITSGSGFDGQPRFAPDGKSIVFVSDRSGSENLWLVDPDGTRVRALTRGPNQAFISPDFTPDGQYVVVSKNADLWLYHVGGGNGLKLTGTTPAAPGGGGGGGAAPVNFMGATVSPDGRYIYAGARTGAAGYNQMLGTTQVVMYDRQTGRLATRTLNLGTAFRPAISPDGKQLAYASRQMAVTGLKLRDLASGDERWIARDIQRDDIESRGSRDLLPGYAWTADSKAIVLAHHGKIWRLDVATGQQVQVPFTAEVDQRIGELVKFEYPVNDSVLTVRQVRGARPSPDGKRLTFSALDHLWIMDLPSGTPRRLTTSSDGEHSPVWSPDGRYIAYVSWNEDGGDVWRVPAAGGRAEKLTTQTAFYDDIMYSSSGSRIVAARAPRQQRAVMNDEINPALVITDLVWLPASGGATTFITSINNAGRPHFTTDTSRIWIYESGDGLVSMRWDGTDRKAHLKVTGYQSPNAGPNAQPSQASELQVSPDGSRVLASVNNRLFVVPLPVTGGATPSVSVQQPTGGALPFRRLSRIGGDFLGWSSDSKSVFYSLGRAFFQYDLARADSLAADSTSKAPAPPAGRAAGATASGPNRPVYDAARTDITITAAKDRPAGSVVLRGARIITMAGDRVIARGDVVVTNNRIAGVGEQGSVPVPAGARVIDVAGKTIMPGLVDVHAHMWPQWGVHSPQPYMYTANLAYGVTTTRDPQTSTADVVSYGDAVDAGQIIGPRIYATGPGIFVQDDITSADDAREVMRRYSEFYRTETIKQYMAGDRRQRQWIAMAAREQQITPTLEGGLDFKKNMTEAMDGYAGIEHTLPIAPMYKDAIGLFAQSGTTWTPTLLVQYGGPWAENWWYEHYDILADPKLTHFTPFSELERRGLRRSQWFRDSEYSYRLFAEQARKVVEAGGRVGLGGHGQLQGLGVHWELWSIASGGMKPMDALRVATIFGAEAIGLQRHLGSIEAGKLADILVLDANPLDDIRNTNTIALVMKNGRLYEGSTLAEVWPRAKPLPRQWWMTNDVTPAASGAR; encoded by the coding sequence ATGTGGCATCCCCGACCTGTCCGACGAGCGCTGGCGTGCTCCCTGCTCACCGCGCTCACCGTCGTTCCGGTGGGCCGCCTGTCCGCGCAGGCGGCTGCCGATACCACCCGTCGCACCGCCCCGGACTCGGACCTGCCGCTCATCCCCACGCGGCCGCTCCGGTTCACCACCGACGAAGGCACGTGGATGTCGCTCGACCTGTCGCCCGATGGCCGCACCATCGTCTTCGACATGCTCGGCGACCTGTACACGATCCCGGCCGCCGGCGGACCGGCCACACGCATCACCAGCGGCTCGGGCTTCGACGGGCAGCCGCGATTCGCACCCGACGGCAAGTCGATCGTGTTCGTCAGCGATCGCTCGGGCAGCGAGAACCTCTGGCTCGTCGATCCCGACGGAACGCGCGTGCGCGCCCTCACCCGCGGCCCGAACCAGGCCTTCATCTCGCCGGACTTCACCCCCGACGGCCAGTACGTCGTGGTCTCGAAGAACGCCGATCTCTGGCTCTATCACGTGGGCGGCGGCAATGGCCTCAAGCTCACCGGCACCACCCCCGCTGCGCCCGGCGGCGGGGGTGGCGGCGGTGCGGCGCCGGTGAATTTCATGGGCGCCACGGTCAGCCCCGACGGACGCTACATCTACGCCGGCGCCCGCACCGGTGCGGCCGGCTACAACCAGATGCTCGGCACCACGCAGGTCGTGATGTACGACCGCCAGACCGGCCGCCTCGCCACCCGCACGCTCAACCTCGGCACCGCGTTCCGGCCGGCGATCTCGCCCGACGGCAAGCAGCTCGCCTACGCCTCGCGCCAGATGGCCGTCACGGGGCTCAAGCTGCGGGACCTCGCCAGTGGCGATGAACGCTGGATCGCCCGTGACATCCAGCGCGACGACATCGAGTCGCGTGGCTCGCGCGACCTGCTGCCCGGCTACGCGTGGACGGCTGACTCGAAGGCCATCGTCCTTGCGCACCACGGGAAGATCTGGCGCCTCGACGTGGCCACGGGTCAGCAGGTGCAGGTGCCGTTCACGGCCGAGGTGGACCAGCGGATCGGCGAGCTCGTGAAGTTCGAGTACCCGGTGAACGACAGCGTGCTCACGGTCCGGCAGGTACGCGGCGCCCGCCCCTCGCCCGACGGCAAGCGCCTCACCTTCTCGGCGCTGGACCACCTCTGGATCATGGACCTGCCCAGCGGCACGCCGCGCCGCCTCACCACCTCCAGCGACGGGGAGCACTCCCCGGTCTGGTCCCCCGACGGCAGGTACATCGCCTATGTGAGCTGGAACGAGGATGGCGGCGACGTGTGGCGCGTGCCCGCCGCCGGTGGCCGTGCCGAGAAGCTCACGACGCAGACGGCGTTCTACGACGACATCATGTACTCCTCGAGCGGCAGCCGGATCGTGGCCGCGCGGGCCCCGCGCCAGCAGCGTGCCGTGATGAACGACGAGATCAACCCGGCGCTGGTGATCACGGACCTCGTCTGGCTGCCGGCCTCCGGTGGCGCCACGACGTTCATCACGTCGATCAACAACGCCGGCCGCCCGCACTTCACCACCGACACCTCACGGATCTGGATCTACGAGTCCGGTGATGGCCTGGTCTCGATGCGCTGGGATGGCACCGACCGCAAGGCGCACCTCAAGGTGACGGGCTACCAGTCCCCGAATGCCGGCCCGAACGCGCAGCCATCACAGGCGTCGGAGCTGCAGGTCTCGCCCGATGGCAGCCGCGTGCTGGCGTCGGTGAACAACCGGCTGTTCGTGGTGCCGCTGCCGGTCACCGGCGGCGCGACCCCGTCGGTCTCGGTGCAGCAGCCCACCGGTGGTGCGCTGCCCTTCCGTCGCCTCTCCCGCATCGGTGGGGACTTCCTCGGCTGGAGCAGCGACTCGAAGTCGGTGTTCTACTCGCTCGGTCGCGCGTTCTTCCAGTACGACCTCGCGCGGGCCGACTCGCTTGCCGCCGACTCGACCTCGAAGGCACCGGCGCCACCTGCGGGACGCGCCGCGGGAGCCACCGCTTCCGGCCCGAACAGGCCCGTGTACGACGCGGCGCGCACCGACATCACCATCACCGCGGCGAAAGACCGGCCCGCCGGCAGCGTGGTGCTGCGCGGCGCGCGCATCATCACCATGGCGGGTGACCGCGTGATCGCGCGTGGCGACGTGGTGGTCACGAACAACCGCATCGCCGGCGTGGGGGAGCAGGGCAGTGTGCCCGTCCCGGCCGGCGCGAGGGTCATCGACGTGGCGGGAAAGACGATCATGCCCGGGCTGGTGGACGTGCACGCGCACATGTGGCCCCAGTGGGGCGTGCACTCCCCGCAGCCGTACATGTACACCGCGAATCTCGCCTACGGCGTCACCACCACCCGCGATCCGCAGACCAGCACGGCCGACGTCGTGTCGTACGGCGACGCAGTGGATGCGGGGCAGATCATCGGCCCGCGCATCTATGCCACCGGGCCCGGCATCTTCGTGCAGGACGACATCACCAGTGCCGACGACGCACGCGAGGTGATGCGGCGCTACTCGGAGTTCTACCGCACCGAGACGATCAAGCAGTACATGGCCGGCGACCGCCGTCAGCGGCAGTGGATCGCGATGGCAGCGCGCGAGCAGCAGATCACGCCGACGCTCGAGGGGGGGCTGGACTTCAAGAAGAACATGACCGAGGCGATGGACGGCTACGCCGGCATCGAGCACACGCTGCCGATCGCGCCGATGTACAAGGATGCCATCGGGCTGTTCGCGCAGAGCGGCACCACCTGGACACCGACGCTGCTGGTGCAGTACGGCGGACCATGGGCGGAGAACTGGTGGTACGAGCACTACGACATCCTGGCCGACCCCAAGCTCACGCACTTCACGCCCTTCTCCGAACTTGAGCGTCGCGGCCTGCGCCGGTCGCAGTGGTTTCGCGACAGCGAGTACTCCTATCGCCTGTTCGCCGAGCAGGCGAGGAAGGTGGTGGAGGCCGGCGGCCGGGTGGGGCTGGGCGGCCATGGGCAGCTGCAGGGCCTGGGCGTCCACTGGGAGTTGTGGAGCATCGCCAGCGGTGGCATGAAGCCGATGGACGCGCTGCGTGTGGCGACGATCTTCGGCGCCGAGGCGATCGGGCTGCAGCGGCACCTCGGGTCGATCGAGGCCGGAAAGCTGGCCGACATCCTGGTGCTGGACGCGAACCCGCTCGACGACATCCGCAACACCAACACGATCGCGCTGGTGATGAAGAACGGGCGGCTCTACGAGGGGAGCACGCTGGCCGAGGTGTGGCCGCGGGCGAAGCCGTTGCCGCGGCAGTGGTGGATGACGAACGACGTCACGCCCGCGGCGTCAGGGGCACGGTAG
- a CDS encoding cytochrome c has translation MPRPDLSARPRRTATTAVTLAALALLTACGGGEPKPADTAVAVAAAPATDAAAPTDKGAATYTQICASCHQATGLGVEGTFPPLAGSAWLTGDAQVPIAIVIAGLQGEISVGGKAYNGAMQAWGMLSNDDVANVLTYTRSQWGNAAGPVTPAEVKAVRDKIGSRSAWTAEELKKEFPGAGG, from the coding sequence ATGCCACGACCCGACCTGTCCGCCCGCCCGCGCCGCACGGCCACGACCGCCGTCACGCTCGCCGCCCTCGCCCTGCTCACTGCCTGTGGCGGTGGCGAGCCGAAGCCCGCTGACACCGCCGTTGCGGTCGCCGCCGCGCCAGCCACCGACGCGGCGGCCCCCACCGACAAGGGGGCCGCCACCTACACACAGATTTGTGCCAGCTGCCACCAGGCCACCGGACTCGGCGTGGAGGGGACATTCCCCCCGCTCGCGGGATCGGCATGGCTCACGGGCGACGCCCAGGTGCCGATCGCGATCGTGATTGCCGGACTGCAGGGTGAGATCAGCGTCGGCGGCAAGGCCTACAACGGCGCCATGCAGGCCTGGGGCATGCTCAGCAACGACGACGTGGCCAACGTCCTGACCTACACCCGCTCACAGTGGGGCAACGCGGCCGGCCCGGTCACACCAGCGGAGGTCAAGGCCGTGCGCGACAAGATCGGCAGCCGGAGTGCGTGGACGGCAGAGGAGCTGAAGAAGGAGTTCCCGGGCGCGGGGGGCTGA
- the nosZ gene encoding Sec-dependent nitrous-oxide reductase, which yields MSRLLTQGKAGLAAVAVCSAIVLAYACSPTGATKPNTALVGGDAAQAVYVAPGKYDEFYAFLSGGFNGQVGVYGLPSGRLLKLIPVFSQHAENGWGYNEETKEMLRTSYGMVPWDDLHHTALSQTKGEDDGRWLFVNANNTPRVARIDLTRMETEEIIEIPNAAGNHASPFITQNTEYAVASTRFSVPIPNRDMPIAEYKKGFRGSISFIKANEPGKMRIAFQLLVPGFNYDLARAGKGPSDGWMFFTSYNSEQANSLLEANASRNDKDFIAAVNWKAAERCVADGKGQTMATEYLHNVMDEFTRTARVITETSVVTLETAACPGVMYFLPTPKSPHGADVDPSGEYIVAGGKLATVIPVHSYSKMIAAIEKKDFEGDVEGIPVLRYASVLAGEVKNPGLGPLHTEFDGKGFAYTSFFLSSEIVKWKLGTWEVVDRTPTFYSVGHLMIPGGGTSKPAGKYALAMNKITKDRYLPTGPELAHSAQLYSIEGDKMRLLLDFPTFGEPHYGNAIAASVIRDRQVRFYSLKENRHPQVARTERETGISRTGRAVHVRMASLRSHFSPDNIEGVQLGDTVYFHVTNIEQDWDMPHGFAITGANTAEVLVMPGETRTMKWIPTRTGVYPFYCTDFCSALHQEMQGYIRISEPGSSVPLVANSGRVGQNVDATVAAAAGSLPKR from the coding sequence ATGTCACGATTGCTCACCCAGGGGAAGGCCGGCCTCGCCGCCGTGGCGGTCTGTTCCGCCATCGTGCTCGCGTATGCCTGTTCCCCCACCGGCGCCACGAAGCCAAATACCGCACTCGTCGGTGGTGATGCCGCCCAGGCCGTCTATGTGGCGCCCGGCAAGTACGACGAGTTCTACGCCTTCCTGTCCGGCGGGTTCAACGGCCAGGTCGGTGTCTACGGCCTGCCGTCGGGGCGGCTGCTCAAGCTGATCCCGGTCTTCAGCCAGCATGCCGAGAACGGCTGGGGCTACAACGAAGAGACGAAGGAGATGCTCCGGACTTCCTACGGCATGGTGCCGTGGGACGACCTGCACCACACGGCGCTCTCGCAGACGAAGGGCGAGGACGACGGCCGCTGGCTCTTCGTCAATGCCAACAACACCCCGCGGGTCGCCCGCATCGACCTGACCCGGATGGAGACCGAGGAGATCATCGAGATCCCCAACGCCGCCGGCAACCACGCGTCGCCCTTCATCACGCAGAACACCGAGTACGCCGTCGCCTCGACGCGCTTCAGCGTGCCGATCCCGAACCGCGACATGCCCATCGCGGAGTACAAGAAGGGATTCCGCGGCTCGATCAGCTTCATCAAGGCGAATGAGCCGGGCAAGATGCGGATCGCCTTCCAGCTCCTCGTACCGGGCTTCAACTATGACCTGGCGCGTGCCGGGAAGGGGCCGTCCGACGGCTGGATGTTCTTCACCTCCTACAACTCCGAGCAGGCCAACAGCCTGCTGGAGGCGAATGCCTCGCGCAACGACAAGGACTTCATCGCCGCCGTGAACTGGAAGGCGGCCGAGCGCTGCGTGGCCGATGGCAAGGGGCAGACGATGGCGACCGAATACCTGCACAACGTCATGGACGAGTTCACGCGCACGGCCCGGGTGATCACCGAGACGAGCGTGGTCACGCTCGAGACGGCCGCGTGCCCCGGTGTGATGTACTTCCTGCCGACGCCGAAGTCACCACACGGCGCTGACGTGGACCCGTCGGGCGAGTACATCGTGGCCGGCGGCAAGTTGGCCACCGTGATCCCGGTGCACAGCTACTCGAAGATGATCGCCGCCATCGAGAAGAAGGACTTCGAGGGTGACGTCGAGGGCATCCCGGTGCTGCGCTATGCCAGCGTGCTGGCCGGCGAGGTCAAGAACCCGGGCCTCGGCCCACTCCACACGGAGTTCGATGGCAAGGGCTTTGCCTACACCTCGTTCTTCCTGTCATCGGAGATCGTGAAGTGGAAGCTCGGCACCTGGGAGGTGGTGGATCGCACGCCGACGTTCTATTCGGTGGGCCACCTGATGATCCCGGGCGGCGGCACCAGCAAGCCGGCGGGCAAGTACGCGCTGGCGATGAACAAGATCACCAAGGACCGCTACCTGCCCACCGGGCCGGAGCTGGCGCACTCGGCGCAGCTGTACAGCATCGAGGGCGACAAGATGCGGCTGCTGCTCGACTTCCCGACCTTCGGCGAGCCGCACTACGGCAACGCCATCGCTGCCAGCGTGATCCGCGACCGGCAGGTGCGTTTCTACTCGCTGAAGGAGAACCGGCACCCGCAAGTGGCCCGGACGGAGCGGGAGACGGGCATCAGCCGTACCGGCCGAGCCGTGCACGTGCGGATGGCCTCCCTGCGGAGCCACTTCTCGCCCGACAACATCGAGGGCGTGCAGCTCGGTGACACGGTGTACTTCCACGTGACCAACATCGAGCAGGACTGGGACATGCCGCACGGTTTTGCCATCACCGGGGCCAACACGGCCGAGGTGCTGGTGATGCCGGGTGAGACCCGCACCATGAAGTGGATTCCCACGCGAACCGGCGTCTACCCGTTCTACTGCACCGACTTCTGCTCGGCGCTGCACCAGGAGATGCAGGGGTACATCCGCATCTCCGAGCCCGGGTCGTCGGTGCCGTTGGTCGCCAACTCCGGGCGCGTCGGCCAGAACGTCGATGCCACGGTGGCAGCGGCCGCCGGCTCGCTCCCGAAGCGCTAG
- a CDS encoding nitrous oxide reductase accessory protein NosL — MPRISRWLVALAALAVLGVFVFPLWRVTLEAPQYPEGIGMLIHVNGVTGVNEHDLDNINGLNHYIGMHRIEPDAIPELRVMPWIAGAIVLTGLLVAWRGTRGVYIGWATVVLSTLAVGVYDFWKWEYDYGHNLNPDAAIRIPGLTYQPPLFGSKQILNFVANSYPDTGGWMLIVAGAVFGLVLLHVLLARRPGAPAAAPRRPTLVTTAAMVVTSLLLMSCTRPGPRPLVTGTDECAQCRMMITDPRFGGEVITRTGKVQVFDAIECLAGYVSASDSATVREVWVSDFEHPGTWLPAATARFVRGATIGSPMGRSLLALAPSVPADVAVQRYGGQASDWAAIVRASTTGDSATPAGHAHAH, encoded by the coding sequence ATGCCCCGCATCTCCCGCTGGCTCGTTGCCCTCGCCGCCCTGGCCGTCCTTGGCGTGTTCGTGTTCCCGCTGTGGCGTGTGACGCTCGAGGCGCCGCAGTACCCCGAGGGAATCGGGATGCTGATCCACGTGAACGGCGTGACCGGCGTGAACGAGCATGACCTCGACAACATCAACGGACTCAATCACTACATCGGGATGCACCGCATCGAACCCGATGCGATCCCGGAACTGCGCGTGATGCCATGGATCGCCGGTGCCATCGTGCTCACCGGGCTGCTGGTGGCGTGGCGGGGTACGCGCGGTGTCTACATCGGCTGGGCCACGGTCGTGCTCTCGACGCTGGCCGTTGGCGTCTACGACTTCTGGAAGTGGGAGTACGACTACGGCCACAACCTGAACCCCGACGCCGCCATCCGCATTCCCGGGCTCACGTACCAGCCACCGCTCTTCGGCTCGAAGCAGATCCTGAACTTCGTGGCCAACTCGTATCCCGACACCGGCGGCTGGATGCTGATCGTCGCCGGCGCGGTGTTCGGCCTGGTGCTGCTGCACGTGCTCCTGGCGCGGCGTCCGGGTGCGCCCGCAGCGGCGCCGCGCCGCCCGACGCTGGTCACCACGGCCGCGATGGTGGTCACGTCGCTGCTGCTCATGTCCTGCACCCGGCCTGGCCCGCGGCCGCTGGTGACGGGCACCGACGAGTGTGCGCAGTGCCGCATGATGATCACCGACCCCCGCTTCGGCGGCGAGGTGATCACCCGGACCGGGAAGGTGCAGGTGTTCGATGCGATCGAATGCCTGGCGGGCTACGTGTCCGCCTCCGACAGCGCGACGGTGCGCGAGGTGTGGGTGAGCGACTTCGAGCACCCGGGCACCTGGCTGCCGGCGGCCACAGCGCGCTTCGTCCGCGGCGCCACGATCGGGTCACCGATGGGGCGCTCGCTGCTGGCGCTCGCCCCGTCGGTGCCGGCGGACGTGGCCGTGCAGCGGTACGGTGGGCAGGCCAGCGACTGGGCCGCCATCGTGCGCGCATCGACCACCGGTGACAGCGCCACGCCGGCCGGTCACGCGCATGCCCATTGA